The sequence TTGACGACAGATACCCCTGGATCATAGTCAATTGGGGCAATGTTTGCTTTTGGATACTGATGTCTAAGCTCTTTAATGACACCTTTGCCAACAACATGGTTCGGTAGACAGCCAAATGGTTGCATACAGATTATATTATGTACACCTTCTTTTAACAATTCAATCATCTCACCCGTTAAAAACCAACCTTCCCCCGTGTGATTACCAATTGAAAGAATTTTACTTGCATCATCTGCTAATTCGTTGATAGAGTGAATCCCCTCAAATCTCTGTGACTTCCGCAGTGCTTTGTCCATAGGTTTTTCACATTGTTCTATAAACTTAATCGCAAATTCGGCTAATACTTTGCTCTTTTTAGACATCCCCAAATGATCGTGCTTCCAGATTTGATTGTACAAGGAATAATTCATAAATCCTACAATATCAGGGACAACTGCCTCTGCTCCTTCTGCTTCTAACAAACGAACAATATCGTTGTTAGCCGTAGGAGAGTACTTCACAAGAATTTCTCCAACTACACCAACACGAGGCTTTTTGATAGATTGTAATGGAATGGTGTCAAAATCGTGAATAATTTTTTTCATGTTACGATTAAACTGGGTCAAAGATCCTTTTTTAACACTTGTAGCTACTTCTTTTAACCAAGCTTCATGAAGGGCATCCACACTGCCAACTTCCAATTCATAAGGTCTGGTTCTATAGACTACACGTTCAAACAAATCACCATATAAAAAGGCAATCGCTACCCGTTTAATCAACGGTAAGGTCAACTTAAATCCTGGGTTTGATTCAACGCCTTTATTTCCCATTGAAATCGAAACTACTGGGACTTGAGGGAATCCTGCATCGTTTAGTGCCTTACGTAATAAAGGAATATAGTTAGTCGCGCGACATCCTCCACCAGTTTGCGTCATCATCACGCTGACATTGTTCAAGTCGTATTTTTCGCTTTGAAGCGCTCCAACTAATTGTCCAATCGAAATAATCGCAGGGTAACACGAATCATTATTGACAAATTTAAGCCCCGTATCGACTGCGGTTTTGTCTTCTGCTGGTAAACACACAACATGATAGCCTGAAGCTTCGAGTGCGGTATCTACCAAACCTGATTGATGAATAGGACTAAGCATTGGTAAAAGCAAAGTATGCTTTTTCCTCATTTCTTTTGTAAAAACAATTTTTGCTGGCTCTTCAAAATGACGTACCGGTTCAATTTGCTGCTTTTCACGCTCTTTGACGGCTGCTTTCAATGACCTTAAACGAATACGAACGGCTCCTAGATTTGAACCTTCATCAATTTTTAGCACAGTATAAATTTTTCCGTTTTGTTCCATGATTTCTTCTACTTGGTCGGTTGTCACCGCATCTAAGCCACAACCAAAAGAATTTAGTTGAACTAGTTCTAAATTAGGAGATTTTGCTACTACTTTAGCTGCTGCGTACAAACGTGAATGGTACACCCATTGATTAACCACGCGTAGATTTGCAACATCACCAAGGTGGGAAATACTGTCTTCTGTTAAAACATGGAATCCTTCTTGGGTAATGACTTCTGAGATACCATGGTTGATTTCAGGATCCAAATGATACGGTCTACCAGATAAGACAATGGCTTTTTCTCCCTTTTGACTGAGCATCGCCAATGTTTCCTCACCTTTTTGACGAATTTCATTCTTAAACTGCTCCAACTCTTCATATCCATGTGATACGGCTTTTTCCATTTCTTCCTTAGAAATACCGAGGTCTTCAAAGCATTCAAACAGCGCTTTGATCACGGAAGTTTGGTTAGCCAAGTTCAGGTATGGATTGCGGTAGTCTACTTTTCCATCACGAATTTCATCCACATTGTTCTTAATCACATCTGGATAGCTTTGAACGATTGGGCAGTTAAAATGATTGTCTGCTTCTTGACTTTCTTGACGTTCAAATACGACTCCTGGGTAAAAGATTAGTGGAACACCTTCATTGATCAGAGTTTGGATATGTCCATGTGAAATTTTAGCCGGATAACAAGCTGTATCACTAGGAATTGTTTCCATTCCTGTTTCGTACAATTCTTTACTTGATCTTGGAGACAAGATTACTCTAAAGCCTAAATCAGTGAATAGCGTGTGCCATAGCGGATAATTTTCGTACATATTAAGTACACGAGGAATCCCAATTTCTCCTCTGGTCACTTCTTTCTTACGAAGTGGCCGATATTTAAATAAGCGGCGATACTTTTCCTCAACGAGGTTCACTTTACGATCTTCACGTTTAATTTTTATGCGTGCCCCGCGTTCACAACGATTTCCAGTGATAAACTGTCTCCCATCAGAAAATAGCGTGACAGTCAGCATGCAATTATTCTCACAAAGTCCACAGTGCGTAAACTCCTTTTCTGCCTCAAAAGCATCCAGTTCGTGTGCAGAAAGCAAGGTTGTTACTTTGCCAGCTTCATAGTTTTCAAGTGCAATGAGCGCCGAACCATAAGCCCCCATAAGACCTGCAATGGATGGTCGGACTACTTCTCTACCTGTAAGCAATTCAAAAGCACGCAAGACAGCTTCATTATAAAAGGTACCGCCCTGACAGACAATTTTTTCACCCAACTCTTCCGGTCTGCGAACCTTAATTACTTTATAGATGGCATTCTTAATGACAGAATAAGACAATCCTGCTGAAATTTCTCCAACTGATGCTCCTTCTTTTTGAACTTGTTTCACTTTTGAATTCATAAAAACCGTACATCTTGAACCCAAATTTACTGGTGCTTTTGCGTGCACCGCAGCTTCAGCAAAATCTGTTACTTGATAATTTAGAGATTTTGCAAAGGTTTCAATAAATGAGCCGCATCCAGAAGAGCACGCTTCATTTAATTGAATCGAAGAAAGCGCACCGTTTTTAATCGTCATTGCTTTCATATCTTGACCGCCGATATCAAGAATAAAATCAACACCTGGTTGGAAGTGGTCTGCAGCCTTGTAGTGAGCCATCGTTTCAACTTCTCCTAGATCCACCCGTAAAGCACTCTTAATCAAGTGTTCACCGTATCCAGTAACACATGCTTGACCAATAAAAGTGTCACGAGGCATTTGACTATACATATCTTTTAAAACACGCATGGTTGTTTCTAATGGCTGCCCCTCATTATTCCCGTAAAAGGAAAAGAGCAATTCTCCCTCTTCATTAATCAGTGTGACTTTTGTAGTGGTCGATCCAGCATCAATTCCTAAAAAAGTCACCCCGTGATGCTCACTTAAATCGTTGGTTTCAACAGTTGCTTGCGCATGTCGCTGACGAAACTCTGTCAATTCTTCTTCTGAACGAAAGAGCGGATCTAACGTATCAGTAGGCTGTAACTTATCTGTATCTTCATGCTCCAATTTTTCCAAAATATCATCCAAGGAAGTTTCTTGATTTTTCTCAGCATAAAATGCCGCTCCCATTGCAACAAATAGCTGAGGGTTTTCAGGAAAGATAACATCCTCCGGTGCAATAGTTAAGGTTTCGATAAATCGCTTGCGGAGTTCGCTCATAAAGAACAACGGACCTCCTAAAAAAGCAATTTTCCCTTTAATTTTTCTACCCGAAGCAAGACCTGCAATGGTCTGATTCACAACTGCTTGAAAGATACTTGCAGCAATGTCTTCTTTTGCCGCACCTTCATTAATTAGTGGTTGTACATCGGTCTTAGCAAACACGCCACATCTTGAGGCGATTGGGTAAATATTTTGATAGTTTTTAGCAAGTTCATTGACCCCGTTTGCGTCCGTTTTTAAAAGAGAAGCCATTTGATCAATAAAGGCACCTGTTCCACCAGCGCAACTCCCATTCATCCGTTGCTCCAATGTCCCATCAAAAAAAGTCATCTTGGCGTCTTCTCCACCCAATTCAATGACAACATCTGTTTCTGGAATCAGCTCTTCAACCGTTTTAGTACAGGCAATGACTTCTTGAACAAATGGGATTTCTAACACATCCGATAGTCCAATCCCACCAGATCCCGTGATGGATAGTCGGACTGGTACATTCGTCCCTAGTTCTTTTTGTGCCGCAGTTAGTATTTTCTTTGTTGCCATTTTCACATCAGAATAATGGCGTTCATATTTTCCAAATATTAATTCTTTTTTTTCATTAAAGATGACCAGTTTTACTGTTGTAGAACCAACATCTATCCCAGCTTGATAACCCATACATTTTTCCTCCTCAATTTCTCGAAGATTGCGTTTTTCTTCACTAAATATTCTACAACCTGTTGAATAAGAAACAATCTGTTTGTTATAATAGACTATGTTCATTTTAATACAATACAAATATAAAACAATCATCAATCCTAGACATTTTGTGATATAAACAACAAATCTGATTAAAATGTTGTTTTTCATTCTAGAAAGAAGGAAAAATAATGGCCAAAAAAACTGATTTACGCGTATTACGGACCAAGAAAATGATTCTGAGTGCTTTTATTAAATTAGTAGAAGAAAAAGGCTACGATGCCATAACCATTCAAGATATCGCAGATGAGGCAATGATTAATCGGGCAACATTTTATGCTCACTTCAAAGACAAAGTAAACTTATACGAGTATATATTTGATACCTCTATTAATTCTTTGGCCGCTATTTTAGATACTTTTCCTTTGATGGAAAATAATCGTGTGCAGATAAAAAATATTCAACTTGCATTGACTAATGTTTTTAAAATCATTAAAGAAAATCGCCATTTTTTCATGATTTTAATTCGTAGTAATTTCATCGAAAATTTCGAATCAAAAATGATTGATCTCCTAACTATTAAATATGAAGAAATTTTTTCAAAATTAAAAATCACCGAAAATGATATCGAAGTACCTGTTGATTTCATCATTGAGTATATGAGTTCTATTTTTATCGGAACTGTTCACTGGTGGATTACAAGCAAATCAGAATTCCCCCCCGAACACATGGCTCGTTTGGTCATCAAATTAGTAGGAAATGGTCATCTAACGGTCTTAGGTATTGATGTTGAAAAATAAAGAAACGTGCCTCATTTTTTTGAGACACGTTTCTTTATTTTTATTTTTGCAAAAGATAAAAAAAGAGCGCAAGCTAACTCGCGACTCTCATGAAATAGACTGGGCTAGCTGGATTCGAACCAACGCATGAGGGAGTCAAAGTCCCTTGCCTTACCGCTTGGCTATAGCCCAATAATGTAAATGGAGGAAAGTGGATTCGAACCACTGAACCCTAAGGAGCGGATTTACAGTCCGCCGCGTTTAGCCACTTCGCTATTCCTCCAAAAGTTAGGTTTAACAACCCGACTTCAATATAATACAAAATTTTTAAGAAAATTGCAACCCTTTTTTTGTTATAAAATCAATTTTTTTAAAAAAGTTTTTCCCCAAGAAGTTTTTCTTTTTTTAGAATAAAAAAACATTTTTATTGTTGATACAAATTCCAATGACGAATTAATAATTCATAGCCTTCTTCGTATGATTTGGCCATTTGTTCGTTTTCTTGCTCAATTTTGACAACAAATTTTTTTTCATCACGTTTTTCAACACTTCCCACAAGCTTTTTTCCAACTTTCAACGTGTGGATTGTTCCGGATTCTTCGATTGTTACTGGAATTTCTTTATTTTTTTTCATTTTACATTTCCTCGATTTTCTTTAGATATTGTCAAGATAACATATTTTTTCGTTCTTGTTAAGTTTTAAATAAATCATTTTAAATGAAAAGAACTGAAACTACTCGTCAGTTCTTTTCTTTTCATGTTATTTTTCAGTGGTCATAGTGGAAAGAATTTTATAGCCTGTACTTTGAATTAAGGCTTCAATCTTTTCTTTCTTTGCTCCTGTCAATTGTATGACAATGATTGGCTTTTCAATTTTACGATATACAACAATCTGAACAATATTGACATGATTCTCAGCAAAAATTTTGGTAATGTTGGCCAAGACACCTTCTTCATCTCTTTCAATCTCAATCGAAATTCGTACACCCTCTTGCTTATATCCAGTTAACTCTAAGAAAGCTTCAAAGATGTCGTTGTTTGTTATAAT is a genomic window of Vagococcus entomophilus containing:
- a CDS encoding TetR/AcrR family transcriptional regulator; amino-acid sequence: MAKKTDLRVLRTKKMILSAFIKLVEEKGYDAITIQDIADEAMINRATFYAHFKDKVNLYEYIFDTSINSLAAILDTFPLMENNRVQIKNIQLALTNVFKIIKENRHFFMILIRSNFIENFESKMIDLLTIKYEEIFSKLKITENDIEVPVDFIIEYMSSIFIGTVHWWITSKSEFPPEHMARLVIKLVGNGHLTVLGIDVEK
- a CDS encoding DUF2969 family protein — its product is MKKNKEIPVTIEESGTIHTLKVGKKLVGSVEKRDEKKFVVKIEQENEQMAKSYEEGYELLIRHWNLYQQ
- a CDS encoding 2-hydroxyacyl-CoA dehydratase → MGYQAGIDVGSTTVKLVIFNEKKELIFGKYERHYSDVKMATKKILTAAQKELGTNVPVRLSITGSGGIGLSDVLEIPFVQEVIACTKTVEELIPETDVVIELGGEDAKMTFFDGTLEQRMNGSCAGGTGAFIDQMASLLKTDANGVNELAKNYQNIYPIASRCGVFAKTDVQPLINEGAAKEDIAASIFQAVVNQTIAGLASGRKIKGKIAFLGGPLFFMSELRKRFIETLTIAPEDVIFPENPQLFVAMGAAFYAEKNQETSLDDILEKLEHEDTDKLQPTDTLDPLFRSEEELTEFRQRHAQATVETNDLSEHHGVTFLGIDAGSTTTKVTLINEEGELLFSFYGNNEGQPLETTMRVLKDMYSQMPRDTFIGQACVTGYGEHLIKSALRVDLGEVETMAHYKAADHFQPGVDFILDIGGQDMKAMTIKNGALSSIQLNEACSSGCGSFIETFAKSLNYQVTDFAEAAVHAKAPVNLGSRCTVFMNSKVKQVQKEGASVGEISAGLSYSVIKNAIYKVIKVRRPEELGEKIVCQGGTFYNEAVLRAFELLTGREVVRPSIAGLMGAYGSALIALENYEAGKVTTLLSAHELDAFEAEKEFTHCGLCENNCMLTVTLFSDGRQFITGNRCERGARIKIKREDRKVNLVEEKYRRLFKYRPLRKKEVTRGEIGIPRVLNMYENYPLWHTLFTDLGFRVILSPRSSKELYETGMETIPSDTACYPAKISHGHIQTLINEGVPLIFYPGVVFERQESQEADNHFNCPIVQSYPDVIKNNVDEIRDGKVDYRNPYLNLANQTSVIKALFECFEDLGISKEEMEKAVSHGYEELEQFKNEIRQKGEETLAMLSQKGEKAIVLSGRPYHLDPEINHGISEVITQEGFHVLTEDSISHLGDVANLRVVNQWVYHSRLYAAAKVVAKSPNLELVQLNSFGCGLDAVTTDQVEEIMEQNGKIYTVLKIDEGSNLGAVRIRLRSLKAAVKEREKQQIEPVRHFEEPAKIVFTKEMRKKHTLLLPMLSPIHQSGLVDTALEASGYHVVCLPAEDKTAVDTGLKFVNNDSCYPAIISIGQLVGALQSEKYDLNNVSVMMTQTGGGCRATNYIPLLRKALNDAGFPQVPVVSISMGNKGVESNPGFKLTLPLIKRVAIAFLYGDLFERVVYRTRPYELEVGSVDALHEAWLKEVATSVKKGSLTQFNRNMKKIIHDFDTIPLQSIKKPRVGVVGEILVKYSPTANNDIVRLLEAEGAEAVVPDIVGFMNYSLYNQIWKHDHLGMSKKSKVLAEFAIKFIEQCEKPMDKALRKSQRFEGIHSINELADDASKILSIGNHTGEGWFLTGEMIELLKEGVHNIICMQPFGCLPNHVVGKGVIKELRHQYPKANIAPIDYDPGVSVVNQLNRIRLMMATAQKELAQEQKNN